The stretch of DNA ACGCGCTGTCCCAGCCGGGCATGCGGTACCTGGTCACCTTCGACGCGGACGGCCAGCACCGGGTGGAGGACGCCGAGACGATGCTCGCCGTGGCCCGCACCGAGGGCGCCGACGTGGTCCTGGGCTCGCGCTTCCTGGAGCAGAACGAGCAGATCCCGCTGCTGAAGCGGATCGTGCTGCGCACCGTGGTGACGTTGAGCCCCACCGCGCGCAAGCTGAAGCTGTCCGACGCCCACAACGGGCTGCGGGTGATGAACCGCGAGGCCGCCTCCCGGCTGCGGATCACCATGAACGGGATGGCGCACGCCTCGGAGATCGTCGGCTTCCTGGCGAGCTCGGGACTGAAGGTCCGCGAGGTCCCGGTGACCATCCTGTACACCGACTACTCGCGGTCCAAGGGCCAGTCGCTGATCAACGGCGTCAACATACTGTTCGACCTGTCGGTCCGACAGCGAGGGGCGTAGCACTCATGCTGATCCAGATCATCCTGATCGCGGTCGCGGTCGTGCTGTTCGTGTTCTTCATCCGCAGCTCGCACTCGGTCAAGACGCAGGCGTTCAAGCGCATAGGGTTCGTCGTCTTCCTGATCCTGAGCCTGGACGCGGTGCTGCGGCCCAACGACACCACCTGGCTGGCCCACAAGGTCGGGGTCGGCCGCGGCGCGGACCTGCTGCTGTACATGCTGGTCGCGGCATTCGCGTTCTTCGCGGTGAACACCTTCCTGCGCTTCCGCAACCTCGAACGCCGGTTCACCGACCTGGCTCGGGCCATCGCCCTGCGCGACGCGCAGCTGCCGCCCGAGGTGGTGACCGCCACGGCACCGCAGGTGCCGGCCCAGGCTCCGGCGCACGAGCAGGAGCAGGAGCCGCAGACCACCCTTTCTGGAGGACCCGCCCGATGACCTGGCTCGTGACCGGCGGCGCCGGTTACATCGGCGCGCACGTGGTGCGCGCGCTGCTCGCCGACGGCCACGACGTGGCGGTGCTCGACGACCTGTCGACCGGGTTCAAGGAGCGCGTCCCGGACGGCGTGCCGATG from Catenulispora sp. GP43 encodes:
- a CDS encoding glycosyltransferase family 2 protein; protein product: MTDYDDVWIVIPVYNEGAVISDVVERTRETFPNIVCVDDGSRDDSAEKIAGTGAHLVRHPVNLGQGAALQTGIAYALSQPGMRYLVTFDADGQHRVEDAETMLAVARTEGADVVLGSRFLEQNEQIPLLKRIVLRTVVTLSPTARKLKLSDAHNGLRVMNREAASRLRITMNGMAHASEIVGFLASSGLKVREVPVTILYTDYSRSKGQSLINGVNILFDLSVRQRGA
- a CDS encoding DUF2304 domain-containing protein, with amino-acid sequence MLIQIILIAVAVVLFVFFIRSSHSVKTQAFKRIGFVVFLILSLDAVLRPNDTTWLAHKVGVGRGADLLLYMLVAAFAFFAVNTFLRFRNLERRFTDLARAIALRDAQLPPEVVTATAPQVPAQAPAHEQEQEPQTTLSGGPAR